CAGTTCGCACGCCGCGGCCGAGCGCATGCCGCTCTTGCAGTGCACGATCACCGGGCGCTCCGGATCGAGCCGGTGCAGGTTTCGGGGCAGAGAGCCCAGCGGGATGTGCAGCGTGCCCGGGATCGAGCACGCCATCCGCTCGTGGGTCTCGCGCACGTCGACAAACTGCACGTCAGGATTGGCGCCGATCAGGCTCTTGGCCTGGGAAGGAGACACTTCACGAACCATCAATTGTCCTTGATGCCGCCTGAGGCCCGCCAGTGACAGAGCCGATGAAGATCTCTTCTTCCGCCGCCCCGCCGTCCGCGCCGATTCCCCAGCAGCGCGCCTGCACGAGCGCGCCGCCGCGGAAGGCGAGGATGAAGTGCGAGACGAACGGATGCGCTTGTGCGAGGTCCTCCTCCGACATCGCCGCGCTGCCAGTGTGGTGGGAATGGTAGAAGCCGAGGATTTCGAGGCCAGTCTCGCGCGCCTCGCGCTGCGCGGCGAGGTGCTGTTCCGGATCGATCAGAAAGCGCTTCCTCCGGTCGCCCGGGTGCGCGTTGCGGCATGCGACGGCGCGGACGACTTCGCGCCTGCCGCCTGTCAGTTTCCCGACAAGAACGCCGCACGCCTCCTCCGGCGCCGCCCTGCGCGCGTGCTCAATCATTGCGTCCCAGGCCAAAGGGGACAGGAACACAATGCCCCTTTTCTGCGGCGCCGCCCTCTCCGTCGAACCGTCCATCCGTTCA
This DNA window, taken from Bryobacteraceae bacterium, encodes the following:
- a CDS encoding sulfurtransferase, which translates into the protein MVREVSPSQAKSLIGANPDVQFVDVRETHERMACSIPGTLHIPLGSLPRNLHRLDPERPVIVHCKSGMRSAAACELLRQMGFREVYNLRGGIDAWG